The Winogradskyella schleiferi genome has a window encoding:
- a CDS encoding universal stress protein: protein MRHRILVPTDFSKNATKALRYAIELYKDVPCDFYLLNVFTAGGNILEDLLNMEPGTESYERKKIDSENGLAKIYDMIAMTEYDNPKHHFNVISVFNNPIEAIKDAVEKNDIEIIVMGTKGETNSRKTAFGSTAIYVMEKVRNCPVIVVPLNAKSVMPKEIVFPTSYKTHYKKRELNYLVDIAKKFEATIIVLHISEENELSKEQNENRQLLENIIEDTNHKPHFLSHSSVETAINIFIESRDSDMVAFINKKHVFFGSILTDPLVKHISFHSKVPILVMHDLRN, encoded by the coding sequence ATGAGACATAGAATATTAGTACCAACAGACTTTTCCAAAAATGCAACAAAAGCATTGCGTTACGCTATAGAACTCTATAAAGATGTTCCTTGTGACTTTTATTTGCTGAACGTATTTACTGCAGGTGGTAACATCTTAGAAGACTTGCTGAACATGGAACCAGGAACTGAATCGTACGAAAGAAAAAAGATAGATTCTGAAAATGGTTTAGCAAAAATTTACGATATGATTGCCATGACAGAATACGATAACCCTAAACATCATTTTAACGTCATCTCTGTTTTCAACAATCCTATTGAAGCTATTAAAGATGCGGTAGAAAAAAATGATATTGAAATTATAGTTATGGGAACAAAAGGGGAAACTAATTCCAGAAAAACTGCTTTTGGGAGTACTGCGATTTACGTCATGGAAAAAGTACGCAACTGCCCAGTTATTGTGGTGCCACTGAATGCAAAATCGGTGATGCCAAAAGAAATAGTATTTCCCACCAGCTACAAAACACATTATAAAAAAAGAGAATTAAATTACCTCGTAGATATAGCTAAAAAATTTGAAGCAACTATTATAGTACTTCATATATCTGAAGAAAATGAGCTAAGTAAAGAACAGAATGAAAACAGACAGTTACTGGAAAACATAATAGAAGACACAAACCACAAACCTCATTTCTTATCGCACAGTTCGGTAGAAACTGCTATCAACATTTTTATTGAAAGTAGAGATAGTGATATGGTTGCTTTTATAAATAAAAAGCATGTTTTTTTTGGAAGTATATTAACAGATCCATTAGTGAAACATATTTCATTTCATTCTAAAGTTCCGATACTGGTAATGCATGATTTAAGAAATTAA
- a CDS encoding ATP cone domain-containing protein encodes MKISNIDVIKSSGEKVKFSMEKLRASLKRSGADDKIVKQILDKVRDELYQGISTKEIYNRAFALLKKNKSYFASKYKLKKAIYELGPTGFPFEHFISAILNYSGYKTEVGTILKGKCVSHEIDVIAHKNSKTTIIECKFHSDQGLNCNVKIPLYINSRYRDIKDNWQTLKKQDASLAKGWVVTNTRFTKDAIKYGNCCGLYLLSWDYPSNDGLKDRIDRLGLYPITVSTLLSQREKQFLLSRSVVLCRDLINDKFYLDHLGISETRKNKILDEISQLCD; translated from the coding sequence ATGAAAATTTCAAACATAGATGTTATTAAATCTTCTGGTGAAAAAGTAAAGTTTTCTATGGAAAAATTACGAGCATCCCTAAAAAGATCTGGTGCAGATGATAAAATCGTGAAACAGATATTAGATAAAGTTCGTGATGAACTCTACCAAGGTATTTCTACAAAAGAAATTTACAACAGAGCATTTGCGTTATTGAAAAAGAATAAAAGCTATTTCGCTTCAAAATATAAACTCAAAAAAGCCATTTACGAGTTAGGGCCTACGGGTTTCCCTTTTGAGCATTTTATAAGCGCTATTTTGAATTATTCAGGTTACAAAACCGAAGTTGGTACCATTTTAAAGGGTAAATGCGTATCTCATGAAATAGACGTTATAGCACACAAGAATTCTAAAACCACTATAATAGAATGTAAATTTCATAGTGACCAAGGTCTAAATTGTAATGTTAAAATTCCCTTGTATATCAATTCAAGATATCGGGACATTAAAGATAATTGGCAGACTCTAAAAAAACAGGATGCCTCACTAGCTAAAGGCTGGGTTGTGACCAATACAAGATTTACAAAAGATGCCATAAAATATGGTAATTGCTGTGGATTGTACTTATTGAGTTGGGATTATCCATCAAACGATGGATTAAAAGATAGGATTGACCGCTTGGGATTATACCCAATAACGGTATCCACATTACTCTCACAACGTGAAAAACAGTTTCTTTTAAGTCGGTCTGTTGTGCTGTGCAGAGATTTAATTAATGATAAATTTTATTTAGATCATCTTGGTATTTCAGAAACACGTAAGAACAAAATTCTTGATGAAATTTCTCAATTATGTGACTAA
- a CDS encoding MBL fold metallo-hydrolase RNA specificity domain-containing protein yields the protein MEKFVKINFLGAAGVVTGSKFLIETSEKNILIDCGMFQGLKELRLLNWEDLPIDVPSIDVVLLTHGHLDHVGYLPRLLKQGFKGKVIGTAPTLAIAEIILKDSAKIHEEEAKKANEENYTKHNPALSFYTIKDAENTIKQFEGENEDQWIQLSEHIAFRFQYNGHIIGATFIELDINGKRFVFSGDIGRRNDYLLNDPKRPEWADFLFMESTYGNKLHPEDNVEEVLTEIVLDTIHKKGNLIIPSFAVERLQTLMFIIWRLYQKNKIPNIPIFIDSPMGNNVLDVFKRFPKWHKLSTEDYNAMCNHVNIIQSYKETWETIDDKRSKIIIAGSGMVTGGRVLTYLQQLIDEPMTTVLLVGYQAEGTRGRQLLEGTHEIKFFGKYYPVKANIKSIESLSAHADQQDLLDWVSHIKNVPEKVYLIHGEPIALDAFRVKLKDKYHWDVTIPKLTDVCKVLV from the coding sequence ATGGAAAAGTTTGTAAAAATCAATTTTTTAGGAGCAGCAGGTGTTGTTACAGGTTCAAAATTTTTAATTGAAACTTCAGAAAAAAACATCCTGATAGATTGTGGGATGTTTCAAGGTTTAAAAGAGCTTCGACTACTTAATTGGGAAGATCTGCCTATCGATGTGCCATCCATTGATGTCGTTTTATTAACGCATGGCCATTTAGACCATGTTGGTTATCTACCTCGTTTACTAAAACAAGGTTTTAAAGGCAAAGTTATCGGTACGGCACCAACTTTAGCTATAGCAGAAATCATATTAAAGGATAGCGCTAAAATCCATGAAGAAGAGGCCAAAAAAGCAAATGAGGAAAATTACACTAAACACAATCCCGCTCTATCTTTTTACACCATTAAAGATGCCGAAAACACCATCAAACAATTTGAAGGCGAAAATGAAGACCAATGGATTCAATTATCAGAACACATCGCTTTCCGCTTTCAATATAATGGACATATTATAGGTGCCACCTTTATAGAATTGGATATTAACGGAAAGCGATTTGTCTTTTCGGGAGATATTGGCAGAAGAAACGATTATCTATTAAACGATCCTAAAAGACCTGAATGGGCAGATTTTTTATTCATGGAAAGTACGTATGGCAACAAATTACATCCTGAAGACAATGTTGAAGAAGTTTTAACGGAAATCGTTTTAGACACCATCCATAAAAAGGGCAATCTCATTATTCCGAGCTTTGCTGTCGAGCGATTACAAACACTGATGTTTATTATTTGGAGGTTATATCAAAAAAACAAAATTCCGAACATTCCAATTTTTATCGATAGTCCTATGGGCAATAACGTGTTGGATGTCTTTAAGCGTTTTCCAAAATGGCACAAACTATCCACTGAAGACTATAATGCCATGTGCAATCATGTTAATATCATTCAATCCTATAAAGAAACTTGGGAAACCATTGACGATAAACGATCTAAAATCATTATTGCTGGAAGTGGTATGGTTACAGGTGGAAGGGTGTTGACTTATTTGCAACAACTTATTGATGAGCCTATGACCACCGTTTTATTAGTTGGTTATCAAGCAGAAGGTACTCGTGGCAGACAACTTTTAGAAGGTACTCACGAAATTAAATTTTTCGGGAAATACTATCCCGTAAAAGCCAATATAAAAAGTATAGAAAGCTTATCAGCCCATGCAGACCAGCAAGATTTGTTGGATTGGGTTAGCCATATTAAAAACGTACCTGAAAAAGTCTATCTAATCCATGGTGAACCTATAGCTTTAGATGCTTTTAGAGTAAAATTAAAAGATAAATACCATTGGGATGTTACTATACCAAAGCTTACCGATGTATGCAAAGTGTTGGTTTAA
- a CDS encoding Hsp20/alpha crystallin family protein codes for MSLIKFNNRNRLFPSWNNDSLKSFLSSDDFFNNDFFEEDSLMPAMNVQEHEKEFEIEFAAPGFSKKDFEVTINDNMLNVCGEKKKETEEKQEDYTRKEFSYNSFRRSLQLPKTVNADQDVKATYKDGILKLNLQKKAEAKAKPKKVIEVL; via the coding sequence ATGTCACTCATTAAATTTAACAACAGAAATAGATTATTCCCTTCTTGGAATAATGACAGCTTAAAAAGTTTTTTAAGCAGCGACGATTTTTTTAACAATGACTTTTTTGAAGAAGATAGCTTAATGCCAGCAATGAATGTACAAGAACATGAAAAAGAGTTTGAAATTGAATTTGCAGCACCTGGATTTTCTAAAAAGGATTTTGAAGTCACCATAAATGATAACATGCTTAATGTTTGTGGTGAAAAAAAGAAAGAAACTGAAGAAAAACAGGAAGATTACACACGTAAGGAGTTTAGTTACAATTCATTTAGAAGATCATTGCAACTGCCAAAAACAGTGAATGCAGATCAAGATGTAAAAGCGACTTACAAAGATGGAATTCTTAAGTTAAATCTTCAAAAGAAAGCCGAAGCTAAAGCAAAACCGAAAAAAGTAATTGAAGTTTTGTAA